From the Natrarchaeobaculum aegyptiacum genome, one window contains:
- a CDS encoding NAD(P)/FAD-dependent oxidoreductase, translating into MQRICVVGAGAAGAAATHVLSERTDAAVTVLEKSGGVCGRAATRRRDETVYDYGANYVTDDDRVATLLTESLEADGLVEIAEPTWTLDADGTVSPGRKPSGRRWTYRRGLTQIAKRLFERAGATVHRRTRVERLEFGGEPGDSGRSNDGRWHLTDAGGDRWGPFDAVLLTPPAPQTAALLRATDWDAEARDGLVEAVGSVPYRQVFTGVFHYPFALDEPYYALINPEKDHEIGWIGREECKPGHVPEGESLLVVQANHEWSVAREDDDPEASLAELARLTAEVVGDDRLTDPDWTDHQHWRYALPEAKLGSAPLDQAETAGLFVAGDWVAGEGRVAAALRNGLEVGERMAERSE; encoded by the coding sequence CGTCCTCGAGAAGTCAGGCGGCGTCTGTGGCCGGGCGGCGACCCGCCGGCGCGATGAGACCGTCTACGACTACGGCGCGAATTACGTCACCGACGACGACCGCGTCGCGACGCTGCTGACCGAGTCGCTCGAGGCCGACGGGCTGGTCGAGATTGCCGAGCCGACCTGGACGCTCGACGCCGACGGCACCGTCTCGCCGGGCCGGAAACCGTCCGGACGGCGGTGGACGTACCGCCGCGGCCTGACCCAGATCGCCAAACGACTGTTCGAACGGGCGGGCGCGACGGTCCACCGGCGGACGCGCGTGGAACGGCTCGAGTTCGGAGGCGAACCCGGTGACTCCGGCAGATCGAACGACGGCAGGTGGCACCTCACGGACGCCGGCGGCGACCGATGGGGGCCCTTCGACGCCGTCCTCCTGACGCCGCCGGCCCCACAGACCGCCGCGCTCCTCCGGGCGACCGACTGGGACGCAGAGGCCCGCGATGGGCTGGTCGAGGCCGTCGGCTCTGTCCCCTACCGGCAGGTCTTCACCGGCGTCTTCCACTACCCGTTCGCGCTCGACGAGCCGTACTACGCGCTTATCAATCCCGAAAAGGACCACGAAATCGGCTGGATCGGTCGCGAGGAGTGCAAACCCGGCCACGTCCCGGAGGGAGAGTCACTGCTCGTCGTACAGGCGAACCACGAGTGGTCCGTGGCCCGCGAGGACGACGACCCGGAAGCCTCGCTGGCAGAGCTCGCGAGACTCACCGCCGAGGTCGTCGGCGACGACCGACTCACAGACCCTGACTGGACGGACCACCAGCACTGGCGCTACGCGCTTCCCGAAGCCAAACTCGGGAGCGCGCCGCTCGATCAGGCCGAGACAGCCGGCCTCTTCGTGGCGGGCGACTGGGTCGCCGGCGAGGGTCGCGTCGCGGCCGCGCTCCGGAACGGACTCGAGGTCGGCGAGCGGATGGCCGAACGCTCCGAGTGA